The following are encoded in a window of Sminthopsis crassicaudata isolate SCR6 chromosome 5, ASM4859323v1, whole genome shotgun sequence genomic DNA:
- the LOC141544408 gene encoding uncharacterized protein LOC141544408, whose translation MIKFWEYIKKKAQLSSSPFVDPSERSNSIKGTGSSSNILTPQNAPGYCIRYKDLGKLHRAAFLGDLAKVQHHLLFNKQDLNKRDKEHRTPLHLACANGYPDVVSLLVERKCKLNICDSENRSPLIKAVQCQQIECATILLENKAEPNLGDIHKNTALHYAACGHNISLVNKLIEYKANIEAQNKDGHTPLLLAITENNPEMVAILLKRGADVNASDKLQRTALMLAVGGEPIGIVNLLLQHDVDLSCQDIYGLTAEEYATCSGYSIHHELISQYKIQKNLKKSIFPGMSHSERISAIKFS comes from the exons ATGATAAAGTTTTGGGAGTACATAAAAAAGAAGGCCCAGCTGTCCTCTTCCCCTTTTGTCGACCCAAGTGAAAGGAGTAACAGCATCAAGGGTACAGGGAGTAGCAGCAACATCCTTACTCCCCAAAACGCCCCAGGGTATTGCATCCGGTATAAGGACCTGGGCAAACTTCACAGAGCTGCCTTCCTTGGGGATCTGGCAAAGGTGCAGCATCACCTGCTATTCAACAAGCAGGACCTGAACAAGAGGGATAAAGAACACAG AACACCTTTGCACCTAGCTTGTGCTAATGGATATCCAGATGTTGTGTCCCTCTTAGTggagagaaaatgcaaattaaatatttgtgaCAGTGAAAATAGATCTCCTTTGATTAAG GCAGTACAATGTCAGCAGATAGAATGTGCAACTATTCTTCTAGAAAATAAAGCAGAACCCAATCTTGGGGATATCCATAAAAATACTGCCCTTCACTATGCTGCTTGTGGACATAACATATCACTTGTGAACAAATTGATTGAATATAAAGCTAACATTGAAGCACAAAATAAG GATGGGCACACACCACTTTTACTTGCTATTACTGAAAATAACCCAGAAATGGTGGCCATTCTGTTGAAGAGAGGAGCAGATGTGAATGCTTCAGATAAATTACAGAG aaCCGCCCTTATGCTTGCTGTTGGTGGTGAACCAATTGGTATAGTCAATCTTCTCCTACAACATGATGTTGATCTCTCCTGTCAAGATATTTATGGATTGACAGCTGAGGAATATGCTACATGTAGTGGTTATTCAAT tCATCATGAATTAATTTCTCAATATAAAATTCAGAAGAACCTTAAGAAATCCATTTTCCCTGGAATGAGCCACTCAGAGAGGATTTCTGCTATTAAATTTTCCTAA